GCCTTGTTAATTATTTAAACCATTACAAAGAAATGAAAAAAAATATAAACCTCATTTTATGGGTTACAATTTTGTTAACATCCCTGCAATTTCAGGCACAAAATACAACACCGCTTATTCAATCTAAACTCGACGGAACGGTAGTCGATGATATTACAAATCAGCCAATTATAGGTGCATCAGTAACAATTAAAGGTACAACTCACGGAGTTGTAACAGATGCTGAAGGAAAATTTTATTTTCAAACCGGTCAGAAATTTCCTTATACTTTAATAGTAAGTTATATAGGATATAAGAAACTGGAAATCATAGTAGAGAAAAATCCGGTAATCATTCACTTAAAAGAAGAACGACAAGAACTAGACGAATTGGTTGTTGTAGGTTACGGAACTCAAAAGAGAAAAGATATTACAGGTTCTGTAGCATCGGTTCCAAAAGCTAATTTATCTCAGGTAACTTCATCAGCAGATAACTTACTGCGCGGAGCTGTTTCTGGTGTGGTAGTTACACAAAGTTCGGGTCGTCCGGGCGCATCTTCAAGCGTACGTATTCGTGGTGGAAACTCAATTACAGCAGGTAACGAACCTTTGTATGTTCTGGACGGAATTTTAATTTATAATGACAATGCCAACAGTTCTACCGGAATAGCAAATGCTGGAGCAAGCTTAAATGTTTTGTCTACCATAAATCCTTCTGATATTGAATCTATTGAGGTTTTAAAAGATGCTTCTGCAACGGCCATTTACGGTTCGCGTGGCGCAAATGGTGTTGTAATTATTACCACTAAAAAAGGAACAAAAGGACAGGATAATATTTCTTATCAAGGTTATTTTGGAGTTCAGAATATTTCAAAAAAACTTAGTATAATGAATGCCAGCCAATGGGCAAGTTTACGAAATGATGTTCAGGCAAGTATTGGTCAGGCGCCTTCTTTTTCGGATGCGCAGATTGAAGCTTTCAAAACTTCAGGAAGTTACGACTGGCAGTCGGCAGCATTTAGAAAAGCCACTCCGGTTCAAAACCATCAATTGTCATTTTCAGGTGGAGATGAAAGATCACGATATGCAATTTCTGCCGGATATTTTGATCAGGAAGGAATTGTTTTGGGATCTGATTTTAAAAGAATTTCACTTCGTGTTAACTATGAAAAAAACTATTCACAAAACTTTAAATTTGGTGTAAATGCCAACTACAGTAATTCTGTTTCAAACGGTATAGCAAGTAACAGCAGCGGCGGAAGAAACCCAAACCCTATTGTTAGTGTTTTATTAACTGCTCCGGTTGTACCAATTAGAAATGAAGACGGAAGTTACAATGTTACCAATAACCCTTATGCGACTTCTGTAAATGGTTATGTTCCAAACCCAATTAACGATTTGGAAAATACGATTAACGAAACTAAAATCAACAGAATCCTTACCAGTTTGTTTGGCGAATACAAAATCACCAAAAAACTAACCGCTAAAGTTGCGGTAAGCGGCGATGTTATTGATACAAAACAAAATTATTATGCGCCTGCGAATACCTCAAATGGTGCCGGAACAAAAGGTTCTGCCGCTGTTGGAGACCGATTGGTAAGTTCTGTATTAAATGAAAATACGCTGAATTATAATACCAACTTCGGTGAAAACCATAAATTCTCAGCTTTAGGCGGTTACACATTGCAATATACGCAAGGTGAAGTGGTTACAGCAGGAGCTAATACTTTTGTAAACGATGCCAATACGTATAATGCTTTGCAAGATGGTGTGGCCGTAAAACCATACAGTGATGCTTACGAAAGCGTTTTAAAATCATGGCTGGCGAGAGTAAATTACTCTTACAAAGGAAAATATAATTTTACACTTTCCGGACGTGCAGACGGTTCTTCAAGATTTGGTTCTGAATCACGCTGGGGTTATTTTCCATCTGCAGGTTTTTCATGGAATATTACCGATGAAGAATTTGCAAGCAATATCAAAGGTGTAACCGAAGCTAAACTTAGACTTACAGCCGGAACAACAGGAAATCAGGAAATTGGAAACTATCTGGCGTTAGCTCAAATGGGTTCTGTAAATTATTCTTTTGGTGGAACATTATATACCGGACTTGCTCCTACCCGATTAGCAAATTCTGATTTGAAATGGGAAAAAACAACACAATACAATGTTGGTTTAGATTTATCTCTTTTAGACAGAAAAATCAATTTTGTTTTTGATGTGTATTACAAAAAAACAAACGATTTGTTAATCAGCGTTCCTGTGCCGTTGACTTCAGGATATGCAAGTGTTCTTCAAAATATTGGAGGTGTTGAAAATAAAGGTATTGAGATTGGTTTAAATACAGAAAACCTAAAAACAGAAAACTTTTCATGGAATTCAAACCTTGTATTTTCTGCCAACAGAAACAAAGTAGTAGCTATTGGAAACGGAGTTAATCAGTTTTTCCCAGTTGTGCCAAACGGATCTTTATTGCAGCAGCAGCCAGTTACGGTAAAAGTTGGACTGCCATTAGGAACTTTCTGGGGATACAGAACAAACGGAATTTTCCAGACACAGGAAGAAGTGAATACTCAACCAAAAATCAACAGTTTAGCCAATACTAAAGTGGGAGACAGAAAATATGTTGACACTAACGGAGACGGTGTAATAACAGCACTTGATAAAGGTAACTTAGGGTCATCTCAGCCAAAATTTGTTGGAAGTTTCAGCAACTCGATTTCTTATAATGATTTTGATTTGAATTTCTCTTTTCAGGGTTCTTATGGCGCAAAAATCTTCAACGCTTTAAATCAGCAGTTAGAAATTTCAACTCTTGGAACAAATGCTTCAACTGCTCTTGTTGACCGCTGGACACCAACAAATCCAAGCAATGAAATCCCGAGGGCATCAAGTTCTCCACTGGGAATTGTTTCTGAACGTTATGTAGAAGATGCTTCTTTCTTACGCTTAAAATTAATCACTCTTGGCTATACTTTACCAAAAAGCGCTTCAAAAAAACTGGGAGCAAAAAGCGTGAAATTCTATGTTTCCGCAGAAAATCTAGTGACCTGGACGAAATACTCTGGCTATGATCCTGAGGTAAGTTCATACGAACAAAACAACTTATATCCGGGAATTGATTTTGGTTCTTATCCAAACTCAAAAACATTCATCTCCGGCTTGAACGTAACTTTCTAAGTAAAAAAAATATAAAATGAAAAAGATTATAATAACATTCCTTTTAAGTGCCGGTTTATTGGTATCGTGCACCGACCTTGAGGTAACGCCAACCTCATTTGTAACCGAAGATAATTACTTTAAAACTCAGGATGATGCCGTTGCGAGTGTAACAGCGGTTTACGCTTCTTTAAGCCTTGATCCGGGAGAGCAGAGTTTATTTGGAAGAAACCTTTATTTCCTTACCGATATGGGTTCTGATTATGCCGCAGCAGGAGTTTCTGCAACAAACCCTCAGGTTAGAGCCATGAGCAGTTTAACGCATGATGCAACCAATGACCGTGTTCAGGTGGCGTGGAGACAAATTTATGCAGGAATCAACAGAGCCAATGTATCTATTGATAACATTCCTCAGGTTTCAGGATCTGAAGTTGTAAAAACAAGATTAATCAACGAAGCTAAATTTATCCGCGGATTACTTTATTTTCAGGCAGTTCGTATTTGGGGAGGTGTTCCGATTGTGCTTCATGAACCAACTTCTATTCAGTTAGAAAGTTTAAAATCAAAAAGAGCAACTGTAGACGAAGTTTATGCTCAAATCATCAAAGATTTAACAGATGCTGAAAGTTTACCTGCAACTTACACTGCTGCTGATGCGGGACGTGCGACTTCCGGAGCTGCAAAAGCCATTTTAGCAAAAGTATATTTGACTAGAAAAGATTGGCCAAATGCAATTTTAAAAGCAAGAGAAGTGATTAATGGAGGTTACGGATATGCTTTGTTCGAAAACTTTCAGGACATTTTTACGAAAACAAAAAAGAACGGAAAAGAACATATTTTCTCTGTTCAGTTTGAGCCAAATCAGGCAGGAAACGGTTCCAGCGGAAGTACTTTTCAATCAACATCTTTTACCGGATTTACAGCAACTGAACCTGCTGATATTATCTCAGATGTAGCTTTATTCTATGATATCTATCAACCTGGAGATACCCGCAGAGATGTTAGTTATGCCAAACAATTACTAAATCCAACTACTGGAACGCTTTATACTTTTCCTAAACCAATTTTCAAAAAATATCTGGATTTGACCAACTTGGCAACTCCGGCAAACGTAGCGATCAATTTTCCTATAATTCGTTATGCAGACATCTTATTGTCTTTGGCAGAAGCCATAAATGAGCAAAACGGAGCACCAACAGTAGAAGCCTACGAATTAATTAATCAGGTAAGAAGAAGAGCTTACGGAAAAGCCATTACAACTCCGGATGTAACAGTTGATTTAGTGGGATTAAACCAAACCTCTTTTAGAGCCGCGATTCAGGAAGAACGTAAAAAAGAATTTGTTCAGGAAGGACAGCGCTGGTTTGACTTAGTTCGTTGGGGAACTTTGGTTACTGAAGTGAAAAAAGTTACGGCCAAAAACTCCGTTTCAGAAAGAAATAATCTTTACCCAATTCCACAAAGTGAAAGAAATATTGATCCAGTTGGTTTGCCGCAAAACCCTGGTTATTAATTATAAACACAACCGAAAAACTATTAAAAATGAAAAATTTTAGAAATAACTTTACGATCAAAAGCTCTGGAAAAGGGCTTTTGATTACAGCATTGCTGGCAGTACAATTTGGTTTTGCACAAGAGCAGCAAGAGTTCAAAGGAACAATTGGTAAAACTCTGGCAGATTCTAAAGAATACTGGCCAGACCCGGTAAAAGCGCCAAAAGGTGCGCCAAATATTGTCTGGATTTTATTAGACGATGTTGGATTTGGAGCTTCAAGTGCTTTTGGAGGTTTAATCAGCACGCCTACATTTGATAATTTGGCAAACAACGGTTTACGTTACACAAATTTCCATACAACTGCAATTTGTGCGCCAACTCGTGCTGCATTATTAACCGGAAGAAATTCAGGAAGAGTTCACGTTAGCGGATTTTCACACACTGTTTTATCGGCAGGATTTCCTGGATGGGATGGAAGAATTCCTTCTGATAAAGGAACAATTGCTGAGATTTTACGTGAAAACGGATACAACACTTTTGCCGTTGGTAAATATGGTGTAACTCCAGACGAAGACGCATCAGATGCAGGACCGTTTGACAGATGGCCAACCGGAAAAGGTTTCGATCATTTCTACGGATTCTTAGGTTCGCAAACCGATCAGTACAATCCGGATTTAGTAGAAGATCAGGTACATATTAAACCAGACGGACGTCATTTAAACGAATTAATTACGGATAAAGCCATCAGTTATATTCAAAAACAACAGAAAGCGGCACCCGGAAAACCATTCTTTTTATACTATGCGCCCGGAGCAGCACATGCACCTCATCAGGTTGCTACAAAATGGAGCGATCCATATAAAGGAAAATTTGATAAAGGATGGGATGCTTACCGCGAAGAGGTTATTGCTAACCAAAAGAAATTGGGTGTAATTCCTGCTAATGCTGTTTTACCAGAGCGCAACCCGTTAATCACAGACTGGAAAAAATTAACTCCGGACCAAAAGAAAGTGTATGCAAGATTTATGGAAGTGTATGCCGGATTCTTAACTTACACTGATTATGAAGTAGGAAGAGTTGTAAATTATTTAAAAGAAAGCGGTCAGCTAGACAACACTTTGATTTTTGTTGCTATTGGAGATAACGGTGCTAGTAAAGAAGGGACTACAGAAGGAACAATCAACCAAAGTTTATTCTCTCAAGGCACATCTGATGAAGAAAATCTGAAGAAAAACTTAGCCAATATTGATGAAATCGGAACTCCAAAAGGTTTAAATACGAATTACCCTTTAGGATGGGCTCAGGCTACAAATGTACCTTTCAAAAACTGGAAACAAGATGCACATTCTGAAGGTGGAACGCACAATCCGCTGATTGTTTTTTATCCAAACGGAATTAAAGACAAGGGCGGAATCAGAAATCAATACAGCCACGTAACCGATTTACTGCCAACAACTTTGGATATCGTAGGAATTAAAGCTCCGGAATATATCAAAGGAATTAAACAAGATATTATTCAGGGTTCATCATTTCAGGCTTCTATTGATAATCCAAAAGCTGAATCTTTACACAAAGTTCAATATTACTACATTTTTGGAAACAGAGCGATTTACAAAGACGGATGGAAAGCTGCGGCAGCGCACTTACCGGATTCATTTGCTGTAAAAAAATCTTTAGGCAAAAACGAAAAACCGGCTGAAAGTAATTTTGATGCCGATGTTTGGGAATTGTACAACTTAAACGAAGATTTTAACGAGCGTAACAACCTTGCTAAAAAATACCCTGAAAAACTGGCTGAACTTCAAAAACTTTTTGATGAACAGGCAAAAGAAAACAATGTTTATCCATTGATTGACTGGCAGGATGTTTACAACAGAAGAATCCACAATACCGGTGCAGAAAAAGGTAAAACATTACAGGATTTAGTAAAACAAGCCTCTAAACCTGGTGAAACCGGAAGCAGTAATTAGATTATAGAAATCTGCAGGGCTTTTTAGCCTTGCAGATTTTGCTCTTAACTTTCTGAAAG
The sequence above is a segment of the Flavobacterium sp. genome. Coding sequences within it:
- a CDS encoding TonB-dependent receptor, which translates into the protein MKKNINLILWVTILLTSLQFQAQNTTPLIQSKLDGTVVDDITNQPIIGASVTIKGTTHGVVTDAEGKFYFQTGQKFPYTLIVSYIGYKKLEIIVEKNPVIIHLKEERQELDELVVVGYGTQKRKDITGSVASVPKANLSQVTSSADNLLRGAVSGVVVTQSSGRPGASSSVRIRGGNSITAGNEPLYVLDGILIYNDNANSSTGIANAGASLNVLSTINPSDIESIEVLKDASATAIYGSRGANGVVIITTKKGTKGQDNISYQGYFGVQNISKKLSIMNASQWASLRNDVQASIGQAPSFSDAQIEAFKTSGSYDWQSAAFRKATPVQNHQLSFSGGDERSRYAISAGYFDQEGIVLGSDFKRISLRVNYEKNYSQNFKFGVNANYSNSVSNGIASNSSGGRNPNPIVSVLLTAPVVPIRNEDGSYNVTNNPYATSVNGYVPNPINDLENTINETKINRILTSLFGEYKITKKLTAKVAVSGDVIDTKQNYYAPANTSNGAGTKGSAAVGDRLVSSVLNENTLNYNTNFGENHKFSALGGYTLQYTQGEVVTAGANTFVNDANTYNALQDGVAVKPYSDAYESVLKSWLARVNYSYKGKYNFTLSGRADGSSRFGSESRWGYFPSAGFSWNITDEEFASNIKGVTEAKLRLTAGTTGNQEIGNYLALAQMGSVNYSFGGTLYTGLAPTRLANSDLKWEKTTQYNVGLDLSLLDRKINFVFDVYYKKTNDLLISVPVPLTSGYASVLQNIGGVENKGIEIGLNTENLKTENFSWNSNLVFSANRNKVVAIGNGVNQFFPVVPNGSLLQQQPVTVKVGLPLGTFWGYRTNGIFQTQEEVNTQPKINSLANTKVGDRKYVDTNGDGVITALDKGNLGSSQPKFVGSFSNSISYNDFDLNFSFQGSYGAKIFNALNQQLEISTLGTNASTALVDRWTPTNPSNEIPRASSSPLGIVSERYVEDASFLRLKLITLGYTLPKSASKKLGAKSVKFYVSAENLVTWTKYSGYDPEVSSYEQNNLYPGIDFGSYPNSKTFISGLNVTF
- a CDS encoding RagB/SusD family nutrient uptake outer membrane protein yields the protein MKKIIITFLLSAGLLVSCTDLEVTPTSFVTEDNYFKTQDDAVASVTAVYASLSLDPGEQSLFGRNLYFLTDMGSDYAAAGVSATNPQVRAMSSLTHDATNDRVQVAWRQIYAGINRANVSIDNIPQVSGSEVVKTRLINEAKFIRGLLYFQAVRIWGGVPIVLHEPTSIQLESLKSKRATVDEVYAQIIKDLTDAESLPATYTAADAGRATSGAAKAILAKVYLTRKDWPNAILKAREVINGGYGYALFENFQDIFTKTKKNGKEHIFSVQFEPNQAGNGSSGSTFQSTSFTGFTATEPADIISDVALFYDIYQPGDTRRDVSYAKQLLNPTTGTLYTFPKPIFKKYLDLTNLATPANVAINFPIIRYADILLSLAEAINEQNGAPTVEAYELINQVRRRAYGKAITTPDVTVDLVGLNQTSFRAAIQEERKKEFVQEGQRWFDLVRWGTLVTEVKKVTAKNSVSERNNLYPIPQSERNIDPVGLPQNPGY
- a CDS encoding arylsulfatase: MKNFRNNFTIKSSGKGLLITALLAVQFGFAQEQQEFKGTIGKTLADSKEYWPDPVKAPKGAPNIVWILLDDVGFGASSAFGGLISTPTFDNLANNGLRYTNFHTTAICAPTRAALLTGRNSGRVHVSGFSHTVLSAGFPGWDGRIPSDKGTIAEILRENGYNTFAVGKYGVTPDEDASDAGPFDRWPTGKGFDHFYGFLGSQTDQYNPDLVEDQVHIKPDGRHLNELITDKAISYIQKQQKAAPGKPFFLYYAPGAAHAPHQVATKWSDPYKGKFDKGWDAYREEVIANQKKLGVIPANAVLPERNPLITDWKKLTPDQKKVYARFMEVYAGFLTYTDYEVGRVVNYLKESGQLDNTLIFVAIGDNGASKEGTTEGTINQSLFSQGTSDEENLKKNLANIDEIGTPKGLNTNYPLGWAQATNVPFKNWKQDAHSEGGTHNPLIVFYPNGIKDKGGIRNQYSHVTDLLPTTLDIVGIKAPEYIKGIKQDIIQGSSFQASIDNPKAESLHKVQYYYIFGNRAIYKDGWKAAAAHLPDSFAVKKSLGKNEKPAESNFDADVWELYNLNEDFNERNNLAKKYPEKLAELQKLFDEQAKENNVYPLIDWQDVYNRRIHNTGAEKGKTLQDLVKQASKPGETGSSN